One genomic region from SAR92 clade bacterium H455 encodes:
- a CDS encoding cyclic nucleotide-binding domain-containing protein: MESLLPTLGGELVSSLIPFLESVDVENGRVLVSQGAEGSEIYFLLGGMFTVFEKIKINGSSVILNTASFPGPSLLGEVNVLNETTRSATVVAIEGCQCFVLSQGKFDQIVSSNPKLAIQLLKAFGAIVSARSANFQNRVRGNILNDSRSIEAAIHKLGRYTGKVSRADDALDKKLFSADLESVSYISF; encoded by the coding sequence TTGGAATCATTACTTCCCACCTTGGGTGGCGAGCTTGTCTCTAGCCTGATTCCATTTTTAGAGAGTGTCGATGTTGAGAATGGCAGGGTGCTTGTGTCTCAGGGTGCTGAAGGTTCGGAGATCTATTTTTTACTTGGCGGCATGTTTACCGTATTTGAAAAAATTAAAATCAATGGTTCATCGGTAATTTTAAATACGGCTTCATTTCCCGGGCCAAGTCTTCTTGGTGAGGTCAATGTGCTCAATGAGACTACCAGGTCGGCCACAGTTGTCGCCATTGAGGGCTGTCAGTGCTTTGTGCTGAGCCAGGGGAAGTTTGATCAGATCGTGAGCTCCAATCCCAAACTTGCCATTCAGCTGCTGAAGGCGTTTGGAGCTATAGTGTCAGCTAGGTCGGCAAACTTTCAAAATCGGGTGCGGGGTAATATTCTCAACGATTCTCGCAGCATCGAGGCTGCAATTCACAAGCTGGGACGCTATACAGGCAAGGTGTCGAGAGCCGATGATGCCCTGGACAAAAAATTATTTAGTGCTGACTTAGAATCGGTAAGTTACATCTCGTTTTAA
- the dbpA gene encoding ATP-dependent RNA helicase DbpA, whose protein sequence is MRIPLSEYDFASLDLNPALIDNLASLGYTEMTPIQAQSLPHVLENKDIIARAKTGSGKTATFALGLLNKLDVKRFRVQTLVLCPTRELADQVATEIRKLARGIHNIKVLTLCGGVAFGPQVGSLEHGAHIIVGTPGRVEEHLRKANLNLDNLTTLVLDEADRMLDMGFQQALDDIVGYMPEQRQTMLFSATYPEKIENIAQRIMQSPVTVEVQDTHSNQSIIETLYQVENDQSRIEAVRLLLQEHQPETTLIFCNTKVETDRVANELCAVGYEASALHGDLEQKDRDQTLACFANRSISVLVATDVAARGLDIESLDMVINYQVAQELEVHTHRIGRTGRAGAQGMACSLYTQRDKHRISQLEDYLKQKFVRGELPHIRLLREPVFAPPMVTIHIGGGKKQKLRPGDIVGALTGADGIPGSEIGKIQVGDHWAYVGVAHKHGKMAFNKLSQGKLKGRSFRVKRLRG, encoded by the coding sequence ATGAGAATCCCCTTGTCCGAATATGATTTTGCCAGCCTAGATCTAAACCCCGCCTTAATTGATAACTTAGCAAGCCTCGGTTACACGGAGATGACACCGATTCAGGCGCAATCTTTACCCCATGTTTTAGAGAATAAAGACATTATTGCCAGAGCCAAAACCGGCTCCGGTAAAACTGCAACATTTGCGTTGGGTCTGCTGAATAAACTCGATGTAAAACGTTTTCGGGTGCAGACCTTAGTGTTGTGCCCAACCCGTGAGTTGGCCGACCAAGTGGCGACAGAAATACGTAAGCTGGCCCGTGGCATTCACAATATTAAAGTGTTGACTCTCTGTGGCGGGGTGGCCTTTGGTCCCCAGGTGGGCTCACTGGAGCACGGCGCGCACATTATTGTCGGTACTCCTGGGCGGGTTGAAGAGCATCTTCGCAAGGCTAACCTCAACTTGGATAACCTGACTACTTTGGTTTTAGATGAGGCCGATAGAATGTTGGATATGGGCTTTCAGCAAGCCTTGGATGATATTGTTGGTTACATGCCCGAGCAGCGGCAAACTATGTTGTTTAGCGCCACCTATCCTGAAAAAATCGAAAATATTGCACAGCGAATTATGCAGTCTCCAGTGACTGTGGAAGTGCAGGACACTCATAGTAACCAAAGCATTATCGAAACCCTCTACCAGGTTGAAAATGATCAGTCCCGCATAGAGGCGGTTAGGCTCTTGCTGCAGGAGCATCAACCAGAGACCACGCTGATTTTTTGTAACACCAAGGTCGAAACTGATCGAGTGGCCAATGAGTTATGCGCAGTGGGTTATGAGGCATCAGCTTTACATGGCGATTTAGAGCAAAAAGACAGGGACCAAACCTTGGCCTGTTTTGCCAACCGCAGTATTTCGGTGCTGGTGGCTACGGATGTGGCAGCCCGGGGTCTAGATATTGAGTCGCTTGATATGGTGATCAATTATCAAGTTGCACAGGAGCTAGAAGTCCATACTCATCGCATTGGCCGCACTGGTCGTGCGGGTGCTCAAGGCATGGCCTGCAGCTTATATACACAGCGAGACAAGCACCGAATTAGCCAATTAGAAGACTATTTAAAACAGAAGTTTGTACGCGGTGAATTGCCGCACATAAGATTATTGCGTGAGCCTGTTTTTGCTCCGCCGATGGTGACCATTCACATTGGGGGTGGCAAAAAGCAGAAGCTTAGACCAGGGGATATTGTCGGCGCCTTGACTGGTGCAGATGGTATTCCAGGTTCAGAGATAGGCAAAATACAGGTAGGCGATCACTGGGCCTATGTCGGTGTGGCTCATAAGCATGGGAAAATGGCATTTAATAAGCTCTCTCAAGGCAAGCTTAAGGGGCGGAGTTTTAGGGTTAAGCGTTTGCGGGGTTAG
- a CDS encoding alpha/beta fold hydrolase, translated as MKYILLLTALLSSGALASEYDETFKLANKTSTAGTQTQPQIYLLVHGASGGAWDWKSIDLLLTSRGHEVYRPTLSGLGERAHLASKEINLTTHITDVVNTIIYEQLDQIILVGHSYGGMVITGVMNQVPEKIKHAIFLDAAIPNHGMSAMDLWPTMAEHPVVDGQVFFSWLIKGSEAPHDVPQSLATLTEPVAFDNSGAHKLPATFIPFIKDETAAVVRSVTSPSWKNALSRNWPVHSLVSDHNAQRSHRKELADLLELVIQPASK; from the coding sequence ATGAAATACATACTTCTGCTAACTGCTTTGCTTAGCTCTGGTGCTTTGGCATCTGAGTATGATGAGACTTTTAAGCTTGCTAATAAAACCAGCACAGCAGGTACTCAGACCCAGCCCCAAATTTACCTCCTGGTCCATGGCGCCAGCGGTGGTGCATGGGATTGGAAATCAATCGATCTGCTCTTGACCAGCAGAGGCCATGAGGTCTATCGACCAACATTATCAGGACTTGGGGAAAGAGCACACCTAGCGAGCAAGGAAATTAACTTAACCACTCACATCACAGATGTGGTGAATACCATTATCTATGAGCAGTTGGATCAGATCATTTTAGTCGGTCATAGCTACGGCGGCATGGTGATCACGGGCGTGATGAATCAGGTCCCCGAAAAAATCAAACATGCTATTTTCTTAGATGCTGCCATTCCTAATCACGGTATGTCAGCTATGGATTTGTGGCCAACTATGGCAGAACACCCAGTAGTCGACGGGCAAGTGTTCTTTTCATGGCTGATAAAAGGCTCTGAGGCTCCGCATGACGTGCCACAATCATTGGCCACGCTCACCGAGCCTGTCGCATTCGACAATTCCGGCGCTCACAAATTGCCGGCTACCTTTATACCCTTTATCAAGGACGAAACTGCAGCAGTGGTACGATCAGTCACCAGCCCCTCATGGAAAAACGCCCTCTCACGAAACTGGCCTGTGCACAGTCTTGTCAGCGATCACAACGCCCAGCGCTCCCACCGGAAAGAACTTGCTGATTTACTTGAGTTGGTCATTCAACCAGCGAGTAAGTAG
- the mutS gene encoding DNA mismatch repair protein MutS, whose translation MNNTAIEVGANQKQHTPMMQQYLRIKAEHPKDIVFYRMGDFYELFFDDAKRASQILDITLTARGKANGNPIPMCGVPYHAAEGYLAKLVKQGHSVAICEQVGDPETSKGPVERQVMRVLTPGTISDEALLDARRDNLLVAITSVDQTTGLASLDMSSGRFQLLELSSEEELVSELQRLNPVEILLSETLPDSEFFGARKGVKRRPIWEFDLDSALRLLNKQFGTRDLSGFGCDHLPVAISAAGCLLQYAKDTQRGDLPHIRSIIAENNSDSVSLDASSRRNLELDTNMTGGSENTLFEVLDTSATTMASRLLRRWLNRPLQHLPTLQARQQSIAALHHNYLYEVLHGHLKQIGDMERILTRVALRSARPRDLTRLHQSLAVLPQLATALANPSAAHLGDLAAAAEPMPELVHLLGSAVKENPPVVIREGGVIADGYDSQLDELRALNTNAGEFLLELEEREKARSGISTLKVGYNRVHGYYIETSRGQSDNVPVDYIRRQTLKNAERFITPELKEFEDKALSAKSRSLAREKFLYEQLLERLNESLAELQNCAAAVSEIDVLATLAERAHSLNFCQPNLSLESGISIQGGRHPVVEKVSNDPFVANDLEMHNERKMLVITGPNMGGKSTYMRQAALIVLLAQIGSFVPATCATIGLVDRIFTRIGSSDDLAGGRSTFMVEMTETANILHNASARSLVLMDEVGRGTSTFDGLSLAWACAYHLAEKVRAFTLFATHYFELTSLPEKVSGACNIHLGATEYNENIVFLHSIEEGPANKSYGIQVAKLAGLPEEVISLARQELALLEAGSHAVITPAAQPDLAQTAPARATPSQSELFLPSINPQLQKRLEQLKPDDLSPRDALELLYELKKLL comes from the coding sequence ATGAATAACACTGCAATTGAAGTAGGCGCAAACCAAAAACAACATACTCCGATGATGCAGCAGTATCTGCGCATTAAAGCAGAGCATCCCAAGGATATTGTTTTCTATCGTATGGGTGACTTCTACGAACTGTTCTTTGACGATGCCAAACGAGCCAGTCAGATATTAGATATCACGCTGACTGCCAGAGGCAAAGCCAACGGCAATCCAATTCCAATGTGTGGTGTGCCCTACCATGCCGCCGAAGGCTATCTGGCCAAGTTAGTCAAACAGGGCCATTCAGTTGCCATCTGCGAACAGGTGGGCGACCCAGAGACGAGTAAAGGACCAGTGGAACGCCAGGTTATGCGCGTTCTCACTCCAGGCACTATCAGTGACGAAGCCCTGCTCGACGCCCGTCGCGACAACCTTTTAGTCGCCATCACCAGCGTTGATCAGACTACTGGGTTGGCTTCTCTAGACATGAGCAGCGGCCGCTTTCAACTGCTGGAACTGAGCTCTGAAGAAGAATTGGTAAGCGAGCTGCAGCGTTTAAATCCAGTTGAAATCCTCCTCTCCGAAACTCTGCCCGACTCGGAGTTTTTCGGCGCCCGCAAAGGTGTCAAGCGACGACCAATCTGGGAATTCGATTTAGATAGCGCCCTGAGATTACTCAACAAACAATTTGGCACCCGAGATTTGAGCGGCTTTGGCTGTGATCATCTGCCGGTGGCGATCAGCGCAGCAGGCTGCCTATTACAGTACGCCAAAGATACCCAGCGCGGCGACCTGCCCCATATTCGCAGCATAATCGCCGAGAACAATAGCGACAGCGTCTCCTTGGATGCCTCCAGCCGGCGCAATCTCGAACTCGACACCAATATGACTGGCGGCTCTGAAAACACCCTATTTGAAGTGCTGGACACCAGCGCCACCACCATGGCCAGCCGGCTCTTGCGCCGCTGGCTCAATCGCCCACTGCAGCACCTGCCCACTCTGCAGGCCCGCCAGCAGAGCATTGCTGCCCTGCACCACAACTATCTCTATGAAGTGCTCCACGGACACCTCAAACAGATCGGCGATATGGAGCGTATCCTCACCAGAGTGGCCCTGCGCTCAGCGCGACCTCGAGATCTCACCCGCCTGCACCAATCCCTGGCCGTACTGCCTCAGTTGGCCACCGCCCTGGCAAATCCATCCGCTGCACATTTGGGCGACTTGGCAGCCGCGGCGGAACCCATGCCTGAATTGGTGCATCTGCTCGGCAGCGCAGTGAAAGAAAACCCACCTGTGGTAATCCGGGAAGGCGGCGTGATCGCCGACGGCTATGACAGCCAGCTTGATGAACTGCGAGCACTGAATACCAATGCCGGCGAGTTCTTGCTCGAACTGGAAGAGCGAGAAAAAGCCCGCAGCGGTATCAGCACGTTAAAAGTCGGTTACAACCGCGTCCACGGTTACTACATCGAGACCTCCCGGGGCCAGAGCGACAACGTCCCAGTGGATTACATTCGTCGACAGACCCTAAAGAATGCTGAACGCTTTATCACTCCAGAGCTAAAAGAATTTGAAGACAAAGCCTTGAGCGCTAAAAGCCGCTCACTGGCACGAGAAAAGTTTCTCTACGAGCAATTGCTCGAACGGCTCAACGAAAGCCTCGCCGAACTGCAAAACTGCGCCGCCGCCGTCTCCGAAATTGATGTGCTGGCCACACTCGCCGAACGAGCACACAGCCTTAATTTTTGTCAGCCTAACCTCTCCTTAGAATCTGGCATCTCGATTCAAGGCGGTAGACATCCAGTCGTAGAAAAAGTCTCCAACGATCCCTTTGTGGCAAACGACCTAGAAATGCACAACGAGCGTAAGATGCTAGTCATAACCGGCCCCAACATGGGCGGTAAATCCACCTATATGCGCCAAGCAGCGCTGATCGTTCTGCTCGCTCAAATTGGCAGCTTTGTCCCCGCCACCTGCGCAACCATAGGCCTTGTAGATCGTATCTTTACCCGTATTGGCTCCTCCGATGATCTCGCCGGTGGTCGTTCAACCTTTATGGTTGAAATGACCGAAACCGCCAATATTTTGCACAACGCCAGCGCCCGCAGCCTGGTGCTCATGGACGAAGTGGGCCGTGGCACAAGCACCTTCGACGGACTCTCTCTGGCCTGGGCCTGTGCCTATCATCTGGCCGAAAAAGTCCGTGCCTTCACGCTTTTCGCGACCCATTATTTCGAACTGACATCCTTACCCGAAAAAGTCTCAGGGGCCTGCAACATCCATCTCGGCGCCACAGAATACAACGAAAATATCGTCTTTCTGCACAGTATCGAAGAAGGCCCAGCGAACAAAAGCTACGGCATACAAGTCGCCAAACTCGCCGGCCTTCCAGAAGAAGTAATAAGCCTCGCGCGCCAGGAGCTGGCTCTACTAGAAGCTGGCAGCCACGCAGTGATAACCCCGGCAGCTCAACCCGATTTAGCCCAGACCGCACCGGCCCGCGCAACACCTAGCCAGAGCGAACTATTCTTGCCCTCGATTAACCCACAGTTGCAAAAGCGCCTCGAGCAACTCAAGCCCGACGATCTCTCACCTCGGGACGCATTAGAGCTGCTCTACGAACTAAAAAAACTACTCTAA
- a CDS encoding ferredoxin family protein, whose translation MTFIVGDNCIKCKHTDCVEVCPVDCFYEGPNFLVIHPDECIDCALCEPECPVGAIFAEDEIPEGQEVFLELNAELAEVWPNITEQKDAPADAAEWDGVENKLQYLER comes from the coding sequence ATGACCTTTATCGTCGGCGACAACTGCATCAAGTGCAAACACACAGACTGTGTAGAGGTTTGTCCTGTAGACTGTTTCTACGAAGGCCCCAACTTTCTAGTGATCCACCCAGACGAGTGCATCGACTGCGCCCTCTGTGAGCCGGAATGTCCTGTAGGCGCCATCTTTGCAGAAGACGAGATCCCCGAAGGGCAGGAAGTATTCCTCGAGTTAAACGCCGAACTCGCCGAAGTATGGCCCAACATTACCGAACAGAAAGACGCCCCCGCCGATGCAGCAGAATGGGATGGCGTAGAGAACAAGCTTCAATATTTAGAGCGTTAA
- a CDS encoding acyl-CoA dehydrogenase, which produces MSMIVNRRDLDFILYETLGLDEIFKSERYADYDRESLDAMMDLSQTIAEDQFLSCAAKLDANEPQFVDGKVETIPELKEAIAAYQESGLCASAYDTDIGGMQLPWMADQALNSMFVCANNPAHIYLFLTQGVANMLNVCGSDELKDKYLPNLVDGKWFGTMCLSETQAGSSLADIRTKAEPKADGSYALSGTKMWISGGEQDLTENIVHMVLAKIPGSPPGVKGISLFLVPKNRVNDDGTIGESNNVALAGLNHKMGCRGATNCLLNFGESGESIGYLVGEPNQGLANMFHMMNEARISVGMSAVMSALGGYLYSLDYARNRPQGRPLVNRNPEDPQVMISEHADIKRMLMTQKAFVEGAQTLMYYCAELIDTNKLSSTDQAANQRRDLLLDLLTPICKSWPSEFCLEANKLAIQVLGGYGYTREYPVERLYRDNRLNHIHEGTWGIQGIDILGRKVRMQNGAAVEILRQEMQATIDSAAGHSELGIYCGLLNEYLTLIEQTISAIGEAEDPSLALANATIFLDAMGHLVIAWMWLKQGVAAVEGKQKGNAADDAFYDGKVAAMRFFFRYELPKIRPNLSLVAELDSTCYDLTAEQFIGV; this is translated from the coding sequence ATGTCAATGATCGTTAATCGTCGAGATCTCGACTTCATACTCTATGAAACCCTCGGGTTAGATGAGATTTTTAAGTCAGAGCGCTATGCCGACTATGACCGTGAGTCCCTTGACGCGATGATGGATCTCAGTCAAACGATTGCTGAAGACCAATTTTTAAGCTGTGCTGCTAAGCTGGATGCCAATGAGCCGCAGTTTGTTGACGGCAAAGTCGAGACCATTCCTGAGCTTAAAGAGGCGATCGCCGCTTATCAGGAATCCGGTTTGTGCGCCTCGGCCTATGATACTGATATCGGTGGAATGCAGTTACCTTGGATGGCAGATCAAGCGCTCAACAGTATGTTTGTCTGTGCTAATAACCCCGCTCATATTTATCTCTTTCTGACCCAGGGCGTGGCTAATATGCTCAATGTCTGCGGGTCTGACGAGCTCAAAGACAAGTATTTACCCAATCTGGTGGACGGCAAATGGTTTGGCACCATGTGCTTGTCTGAAACTCAAGCTGGTTCTTCTCTTGCTGATATCCGCACTAAGGCTGAGCCAAAAGCCGATGGATCCTATGCTCTTAGCGGCACTAAAATGTGGATATCTGGCGGAGAGCAAGATCTAACTGAGAATATCGTCCATATGGTCTTGGCAAAAATTCCCGGTTCGCCCCCGGGTGTCAAAGGCATCTCGCTATTCTTAGTGCCTAAAAACCGAGTTAATGATGATGGCACTATTGGTGAGTCCAACAATGTCGCCCTGGCTGGTCTGAATCATAAGATGGGCTGTCGCGGCGCGACTAACTGTCTGCTTAACTTTGGCGAGTCTGGAGAATCTATCGGCTACTTAGTTGGAGAGCCCAATCAGGGCTTAGCTAATATGTTTCATATGATGAACGAAGCGCGTATTTCTGTGGGCATGTCAGCGGTGATGAGTGCCCTTGGCGGTTACTTATACTCTCTAGATTATGCGCGAAACCGCCCTCAAGGTCGCCCCTTGGTGAATCGTAATCCGGAAGATCCACAGGTCATGATCAGTGAGCACGCGGATATTAAGCGTATGCTGATGACCCAAAAAGCCTTTGTTGAGGGCGCTCAGACTCTGATGTATTACTGTGCGGAGTTAATCGACACTAACAAGCTATCTTCGACTGACCAAGCCGCGAACCAGCGCCGAGATCTGCTGCTCGACTTGTTAACCCCTATTTGTAAGTCGTGGCCTTCAGAGTTTTGTCTTGAAGCAAACAAATTAGCGATCCAGGTACTGGGTGGCTATGGCTATACCCGAGAGTACCCGGTTGAGCGTCTCTATCGAGATAATCGACTCAATCATATTCACGAGGGTACTTGGGGTATTCAGGGTATAGATATCCTGGGTCGCAAGGTGCGTATGCAGAATGGCGCTGCAGTGGAAATTCTTCGTCAAGAGATGCAAGCAACCATTGATTCGGCTGCGGGGCATTCCGAACTGGGGATTTATTGTGGTCTGCTGAATGAATACCTGACGCTTATAGAGCAGACTATTTCTGCAATAGGAGAGGCTGAAGATCCTTCATTGGCGCTGGCCAATGCAACTATTTTCTTGGATGCCATGGGGCACTTAGTGATTGCATGGATGTGGCTGAAGCAGGGCGTTGCAGCGGTCGAAGGTAAACAAAAAGGTAATGCAGCGGACGATGCCTTTTATGACGGCAAAGTTGCGGCGATGCGGTTTTTCTTTCGCTACGAATTACCAAAGATCAGACCAAACCTCAGTTTGGTAGCGGAACTGGACAGCACCTGTTACGACCTGACTGCCGAGCAGTTTATTGGCGTTTAA
- a CDS encoding SiaB family protein kinase, with protein sequence MNDKSIQLHELMLARGTFFCYSGPLSEQVLTSISAVVREQLTDAQTDLSIKNTVFSIFIEQAQNIIRYSGARLEGSGVGSVSISHTDSGFMLESVNEISLAGKERVEQVLRELKEMDTSELKSAYRQRIKSGPPRGSVGAGLGFIEVARRSSSFDYSFEQRENKTLFLYRGWVAAAKASAFSS encoded by the coding sequence ATGAATGATAAGTCTATTCAACTTCATGAGTTGATGCTAGCTCGGGGTACATTCTTTTGCTATTCCGGGCCACTGTCCGAGCAGGTGTTGACCAGTATCTCCGCCGTAGTGAGAGAGCAATTGACCGATGCCCAAACCGATCTCTCGATAAAAAACACGGTGTTCAGTATCTTTATTGAACAGGCACAAAATATTATCCGCTACTCCGGTGCTCGGCTGGAAGGCAGTGGTGTGGGCTCGGTGTCGATCAGTCACACAGACTCTGGGTTTATGCTGGAATCGGTCAATGAAATTAGTCTGGCTGGCAAGGAGCGAGTGGAACAGGTGCTGCGCGAGTTGAAAGAAATGGATACATCTGAGCTCAAATCGGCCTATCGCCAGAGAATAAAGTCAGGCCCTCCCCGGGGCAGTGTTGGCGCAGGCCTCGGCTTTATCGAGGTGGCTCGCAGAAGTTCCAGTTTTGACTACTCATTTGAACAGCGGGAGAACAAAACCTTGTTTCTCTATCGCGGTTGGGTGGCTGCTGCAAAGGCCTCGGCATTTAGTTCTTAG
- a CDS encoding BCCT family transporter, protein MANKKAATILSLPTKKPSVMSIIAPLMVIAFLLFSLLRPDYASDLFNRMGDFITNQLSWYYISVMNFYLLFVLGLALSKFGKIRLGGDDERPEFSNFSWLSMLFGAGIGIGILFWSIAEPLTHFQTNPFMGDTQALSPEAAQIAMRLTIFHWGLHGWALYASVALILAYFAYRKGLPLTISASLYPILGDRIYGPIGKAADLLAVLGTVFGVATSLGLGAQQMNAGLATLTGIEVNTGTQILLIIGISIIATLSALTGVNRGIRILSELNMQLTGVILALFLVFGPTLYLLTSFSGNIVDYIIHLPRISTWVNNDSSDQWQGWWTIFYWGWWIAWSPFCGIFIARISRGRTIREFVFGVLLTPTLLTIFWISVFGNTAFHIELFGDGGIVAAVNTDTTSALFTTISLMAMAKIMALITASICTLMLITYFVTSADSATLVICTLVTGGNQNPSPITRIFWGSSIGAVAAVLLFSGGLSALQTASIVTALPFSVILLLATYGLCKSLYQEGKTADANSPSAGEAI, encoded by the coding sequence ATGGCCAATAAAAAAGCGGCGACAATCCTTAGTTTGCCGACTAAAAAACCCTCCGTAATGAGCATAATCGCGCCACTAATGGTTATTGCCTTTTTGTTATTCTCCCTACTCCGACCCGACTACGCCAGCGATCTCTTTAACCGCATGGGCGACTTTATCACCAACCAACTGTCCTGGTATTACATCAGTGTGATGAACTTCTATTTACTTTTTGTGCTCGGTTTAGCACTGAGTAAATTCGGTAAGATCCGCTTGGGCGGTGACGACGAAAGACCTGAATTTAGCAACTTCTCATGGCTCTCAATGCTCTTTGGTGCCGGTATAGGTATTGGCATTTTATTCTGGAGTATCGCCGAACCTCTGACCCATTTTCAAACTAACCCCTTTATGGGCGACACTCAGGCACTGAGCCCAGAAGCCGCGCAAATAGCCATGCGACTGACGATTTTTCACTGGGGTCTCCACGGCTGGGCGCTCTACGCCTCAGTGGCACTTATTCTGGCCTATTTCGCCTACCGCAAAGGTCTGCCGTTAACCATTAGTGCCAGTCTCTATCCGATTTTGGGCGATCGTATCTATGGCCCTATAGGTAAGGCAGCTGACCTGTTAGCAGTGCTGGGCACCGTGTTTGGTGTGGCCACATCTCTGGGCCTCGGGGCACAGCAGATGAATGCGGGGCTTGCCACTTTAACCGGGATCGAAGTGAATACCGGCACTCAGATACTGCTCATTATTGGCATTTCGATTATAGCCACCCTGTCTGCACTCACCGGTGTCAACCGGGGTATCCGTATTCTCAGCGAACTCAATATGCAGCTTACAGGGGTGATTCTGGCACTCTTTTTGGTGTTTGGTCCAACCCTCTACCTACTCACCTCCTTCTCTGGCAATATTGTCGATTATATTATTCATCTCCCCCGTATTAGCACCTGGGTCAATAATGACTCCAGTGATCAGTGGCAGGGCTGGTGGACAATTTTCTACTGGGGTTGGTGGATTGCCTGGTCCCCTTTCTGCGGTATTTTTATTGCTCGCATATCCCGTGGCAGGACGATTCGCGAATTTGTTTTCGGCGTGCTACTGACCCCCACATTACTGACTATTTTTTGGATTTCTGTGTTTGGCAATACTGCCTTTCATATTGAGCTATTCGGCGACGGTGGGATTGTCGCTGCAGTGAATACAGACACCACCAGTGCACTGTTTACCACGATTAGTCTAATGGCCATGGCTAAGATTATGGCGCTAATCACCGCCAGCATTTGTACCCTAATGCTGATTACCTACTTTGTGACCTCTGCGGATTCAGCCACGCTGGTGATCTGTACTCTGGTCACTGGTGGCAATCAAAACCCGAGCCCTATTACACGTATTTTCTGGGGTAGTAGCATAGGCGCCGTAGCCGCAGTTTTACTGTTCTCCGGCGGTCTATCCGCATTGCAAACCGCATCCATCGTGACCGCACTACCATTTTCGGTGATATTACTCTTGGCCACCTATGGTCTGTGCAAATCTCTTTATCAAGAAGGCAAGACTGCTGATGCCAATTCGCCTAGTGCAGGCGAAGCCATATAG
- a CDS encoding DUF1987 domain-containing protein has translation MIIPATSRTPEVTFTAEGCTIKGECYPEDISEFSAPIIKHLDNDLTESNPYSVEIELYYFNSSSAKFFFDLFESLDESAAVNKQLKVIWKYREEDDTMLDAGEEFQEDLQNLKFSLEALV, from the coding sequence ATGATTATTCCTGCCACTAGTCGAACACCTGAAGTGACTTTCACTGCTGAGGGTTGCACGATTAAAGGGGAGTGCTATCCAGAGGATATAAGTGAGTTCTCTGCCCCTATTATCAAACATCTCGACAATGATTTGACTGAGTCGAACCCCTATAGTGTCGAGATTGAGCTGTACTATTTTAATAGTTCGTCAGCCAAGTTCTTTTTCGATCTGTTTGAGTCGCTGGATGAGTCTGCGGCGGTCAATAAACAGCTCAAGGTCATTTGGAAGTACAGGGAAGAGGATGACACCATGCTTGATGCAGGTGAGGAATTTCAGGAAGATCTGCAAAATCTGAAATTCAGTTTAGAGGCTTTGGTCTAA